In Eriocheir sinensis breed Jianghai 21 chromosome 52, ASM2467909v1, whole genome shotgun sequence, one genomic interval encodes:
- the LOC126983001 gene encoding ATP-binding cassette sub-family F member 3-like, giving the protein MAAPSQLVRDSFPDIDEEIFQYVEGVLASTEDFETSDDVYEAIGGLLVDAVGLEKDGEIRRLCGEVMELLSTPNGALEHKTLEAPVQLAQMAANMELEEHEIKSVWSRERDDALKVDQRKLDKAEAKLKEKKEKRINTDKKDVPAPIILEMATASQIVSKKDRALDAKGICNTKDIRIESFDVAYGDRVLIQNATISLAFGRRYALVGRNGLGKTTLLRMMASRSLRIPSHISILYVEQEVTGDDTTALESVLECDIQRKTLLDREKEIQSRIAQGEQDDSLATQLSEVYAELQAIEADKAPAKASVILNGLGFNPEMQTRRTKEFSGGWRMRIALARALFSQPDLLLLDEPTNMLDMKAIIWLENYLMGWSSTLLVVSHDRHFLDIVPTDVLHLHSQDIDMYRGNYENFIQTKSERQKNQQREYDAQMQFRAHVQEFIDKFRYNAKRASLVQSKIKMLEKLPELKPIEKEVGVVLRFPEVEKLNNPILQLDEVQFEYTAGNTIFTAVNLSAAMDSRICIVGENGTGKTTLLKILLGELEPTKGHRLANRSLRIGYFTQHHVDQLDMRVCPVELLQSKYSGRPIEEYRRQLGSFGVSGDLALQQLASLSGGQKSRVAFSLMCMGNPNFFILDEPTNHLDIETIESLGEAISRFKGGVVLVSHDERLIRMVCTELWVCGEKKVRCVEGGFDEYRALVEKEIQATL; this is encoded by the exons ATGGCCGCCCCGAGTCAGCTGGTGAGGGACAGCTTCCCCGACATAGACGAGGAGATCTTCCAATACGTTGAAG GTGTATTAGCCAGCACTGAAGACTTTGAGACCAGCGATGACGTGTACGAGGCCATTGGAGGACTGTTGGTGGACGCCGTGGGTCttgagaaggatggagagattaG GAGACTATGTGGGGAGGTGATGGAGCTGCTGAGCACGCCTAATGGAGCCCTGGAGCACAAGACCCTGGAGGCGCCGGTGCAGCTAGCGCAGATGGCAGCAAACATGGAACTGGAGGAGCACGAGATCAAGTCCGTCTGGTCCCGGGAAAGGGATGATGCACTG AAAGTTGACCAGAGAAAATTGGACAAGGCCGAGGCAAAGctcaaagagaagaaggaaaagcgcATCAACACTGACAAGAAAGACGTACCTGCGCCGATCATCCTGGAAATGGCCACGGCCTCCCAG ATTGTCAGCAAGAAGGACCGAGCCTTGGATGCCAAAGGGATCTGCAACACCAAGGACATCAGAATAGAAAGCTTTGATGTGGCTTATGGGGACAG GGTTCTTATTCAAAATGCAACCATATCTCTGGCCTTTGGAAGAAGGTATGCCTTAGTTGGAAGAAATGGCCTTGGTAAAACTACGTTGTTGAGAATGATGGCAAG TCGGAGTCTTCGGATCCCAAGCCACATCTCTATCCTCTACGTGGAGCAAGAGGTGACGGGAGACGACACCACGGCCCTGGAGAGTGTGTTGGAGTGCGACATTCAGCGGAAAACCCTCCTTGACCGAGAGAAGGAGATTCAGAGCAGAATAGCACAAGG GGAGCAAGATGACAGTCTAGCCACACAGTTGTCTGAGGTGTATGCAGAACTGCAGGCCATTGAGGCAGACAAGGCTCCTGCCAAGGCCAGCGTCATCCTCAACGGTCTTGGCTTCAACCCCGAGATGCAGACAAGGCGGACCAAAGAGTTCTCTGGAGGCTGGAGAATGAGGATAGCATTGGCGAGAGCACTCTTTTCACA ACCTGACCTCCTCCTGCTGGATGAGCCGACGAACATGTTGGACATGAAGGCCATCATCTGGCTTGAAAACTACCTGATGGGGTGGTCCAGCACTTTATTGGTGGTGTCCCACGACCGGCATTTCTTGGACATTGTGCCCACTGATGTTCTTCACCTCCACTCCCAGGACATCGACATGTACCG AGGGAATTACGAAAACTTCATTCAGACCAAGAGTGAGCGACAGAAGAACCAACAGAGGGAGTACGATGCCCAGATGCAGTTCCGTGCCCACGTCCAGGAGTTCATTGACAAGTTCCGCTACAATGCCAAGCGTGCATCCCTCGTCCAGTCTAAGATTAAGATGCTTGAGAAACT CCCAGAACTAAAGCCCATCGAGAAGGAGGTCGGCGTGGTGCTGAGGTTCCCAGAGGTGGAGAAGCTCAATAACCCTATCCTGCAGCTGGATGAGGTGCAGTTTGAATACACGGCCGGGAACACAATCTTTACTGCTGTTAACCTGTCAGCTGCCATGGACTCCCGGATATGTATT GTTGGAGAGAATGGTACAGGCAAGACCACGCTGCTGAAGATCCTGCTGGGGGAGCTGGAGCCGACCAAAGGACACCGGCTGGCCAACAG GTCGTTGAGAATAGGCTACTTCACCCAGCACCACGTGGACCAGCTGGACATGAGGGTGTGTCCGGTGGAGCTGCTGCAAAGCAAATACTCAG GGCGACCGATTGAAGAATACCGTCGCCAGCTGGGTTCCTTTGGGGTGAGTGGTGACCTGGCTTTGCAGCAGCTGGCCAGCCTCTCTGGTGGACAAAAGTCTCGTGTGGCCTTTTCACTCATGTGTATGGGCAACCCCAACTTCTTCATCCTTGATGAGCCTACCAACCACTTGGACATTGAGACAATTGAGTCACTTGGGGAGGCAATCAGCAGGTTTAAG GGTGGAGTGGTGCTTGTGTCCCACGACGAGCGGCTCATCCGCATGGTGTGCACGGAGCTGTGGGTGTGTGGTGAGAAGAAGGTGCGCTGCGTGGAGGGTGGCTTTGATGAGTACCGGGCGCTTGTTGAAAAGGAGATTCAGGCCACCTTATAA